A genome region from Manihot esculenta cultivar AM560-2 chromosome 5, M.esculenta_v8, whole genome shotgun sequence includes the following:
- the LOC110615751 gene encoding protein PUTATIVE RECOMBINATION INITIATION DEFECT 1 isoform X1, with amino-acid sequence MLFADSQDPDLDFEDLIEEETAQRLHPTTNPSLTLQTSHQCSKGHRSTLSLPTQHGGSICLLCLSNLITTARAPTFHVSYALSQLSLSLSHPPFLHSLLSFHPHFLISPLVSALSLFDDDSIARQLIDLITDLCGSCDATLCDEFLMRVADHISSRTLVWSRRQVYMLHCFGVLLNCSTNNPYAHIKDKDALLSNLVIGLQLPSEEMRGEIMFVLYKLTLCQCAYEESDGAVSLLAFCPKLLHLSLEALLKTQDDTVRLNCVAFLTILAQKGFFGNAYANDINSMSSDEADKFMQTTEHGVDDHPLNLLFAEAIKGPLLSSDRQIQINTLDLIFHYLSREGAPGKQIQLLVDENIVDYVFEILRLSECKDPVVNSGILVLDLLSTAEKGFTERLLVGFQILISIVRYVSEVPFHPVQIQTMKLIWNGISDFPGIISISHIEELVHVLARLLQRHTDGEMGLSSDAFATVCSIFVALLKSPSFCGNLDLITSVEEATTYAILACLNISENDPSQLLHSLYLLKEAYGYGHEEMSTNNSTITGLLNCIVDLCTSHILPWFVTVIDEVDEEIVLGILETFHFILLQDSDNQATKFANRLVKSSWFSLAFGYLGVFPTEKMKLRVYVMLSSIVDVLLGNDTGQPIRDAAPNLPTDPIDLLFLLGQKSSHNSSLSTCQSAVLLILHTSSLYDERLADEKSILASLEQYILVNRDDATNTLTMIQLANLYGLCRSVTKMNCQIPYSPEAERILFHLLTENEWDLPSSRIHLVSLKWLFQQEKLFYALSYQILKFCRSNSSNGTQIAIHGKSSHVISAQVIAELAKSEDNYVARLLVCLLMQVAEEENQEGDLTLTVNLSAKIISISPAASNQLCLNGISNAIRNIYYNPNNFSSPKIFMATSLLVFNVLHSVHAEALSEDEAWLAVTMKLLDSICTMAGKCWSVEALLAFAIFSLILHQSTSKVLLGAANAILFNGSLASMIKNVIHEACLKGPALFDCNEGTSIGESLIFVLLLNYFSLRSLHVVLPGAVDWQNLLDLPNVMQPVSVISIYCHDLCRLMHFGSPTVKLVASYCLLEFITRLSEQRNTKKEELKCSMGYLMSMMTILEGLIFYSDTRVSINCSHCLSMILGWEKPDTKETIVNADNTWCRLIVEEMAMSLAVPSLASKSFTNYHKPAVHVAVALLKLQKSPQWLSTVFDDPCISGIIKNLMASNISAEMVLLFQQLVRSELLKAEQIASVNRVLQECRKHIYTRDVQNDHPDEQAEMRVTVADDLGEVCAYLIHLMLSEAPLDADSMGLQTEKRRLLEEIEMFFRTLTVEDDNQGNSSINSA; translated from the exons ATGTTGTTTGCGGACTCACAAGATCCCGATCTGGATTTTGAGGACTTGATCGAGGAAGAAACAGCTCAACGGCTTCACCCCACCACCAATCCTTCGCTTACTTTACAGACCTCGCATCAATGCTCCAAAGGCCACAGATCTACACTCTCACTTCCCACCCAACACGGCGGCTCTATCTGCCTCCTCTGCCTTTCCAATCTCATCACCACTGCACGCGCCCCTACCTTTCATGTTTCCTATGCCCTCTCCCAGctttctctctccctctcccaTCCTCCCTTCCTTCACTCTCTTCTCTCTTTCCATCCTCACTTTCTCATCTCTCCTCTCGTCTCCGCTCTTTCTTTGTTTGATGATGACTCTATCGCTCGCCAACTCATTGATCTTATCACTGATCTCTGCGGGTCCTGTGACGCCACTCTATGTGATGAGTTTCTCATGAGAGTAGCCGATCACATATCCTCCCGCACATTGGTGTGGAGTCGGCGGCAGGTGTACATG CTCCACTGTTTTGGTGTTCTCTTGAACTGTTCTACGAATAATCCATATGCTCACATTAAAGACAAAGATGCCCTTTTATCCAATCTTGTCATAGGTCTTCAGTTGCCAAG TGAAGAAATGCGGGGAGAGATCATGTTTGTTCTATACAAACTAACCCTCTGCCAATGTGCATATGAGGAAAGTGACGGAGCAGTCTCTCTTCTCGCCTTCTGTCCTAAACTGTTGCATCTGTCACTGGAGGCCCTTTTGAAGACCCAGGATGATACCGTCCGATTGAACTGTGTAG CATTTTTGACGATCCTTGCTCAGAAGGGGTTTTTCGGGAATGCATATGCAAATGACATAAATAGCATGAGTTCTGATGAAGCTGATAAATTCATGCAAACAACAGAGCATGGAGTAGATGATCACCCTCTGAATCTCTTATTTGCCGAGGCAATTAAAGGCCCACTCCTTTCATCAGACAGGCAAATCCAAATCAACACACTAGATCTAATATTTCACTATTTGTCAAGGGAAGGAGCTCCAGGCAAACAGATCCAACTTTTGGTTGATGAGAACATTGTGGACTACGTATTTGAAATACTAAGACTGTCAG AATGTAAGGATCCAGTTGTCAACTCTGGCATTCTGGTTCTTGATCTTTTATCAACCGCGGAGAAAGGCTTCACAGAAAGATTGCTAGTTGGATTCCAAATTCTTATTTCAATTGTGCGTTATGTATCTGAAGTTCCTTTTCATCCTGTTCAAATTCAGACAATGAAACTCATATGGAATGGCATTTCTGATTTCCCTGGAATCATATCAATTTCCCATATTGAGGAACTAGTTCATGTTTTGGCAAGATTGCTGCAGAGGCATACTGATGGGGAGATGGGCTTGTCTTCAGATGCATTTGCGACGGTCTGCTCAATTTTTGTAGCTCTTTTAAAATCCCCATCTTTCTGTGGAAATTTGGATCTGATAACATCCGTTGAAGAAGCAACAACTTATGCCATTTTAGCTTGCCTAAATATCTCTGAAAATGATCCCAGTCAACTTTTGCACTCTTTGTATTTGCTTAAGGAGGCATATGGATATGGTCATGAAGAAATGTCCACTAACAACTCCACTATCACAGGTTTACTAAATTGTATTGTGGATTTATGCACATCACATATCTTGCCTTGGTTTGTAACGGTTATTGATGAAGTGGATGAGGAAATCGTCCTAGGTATATTGGAAACTTTCCATTTTATATTGCTTCAGGATTCTGACAACCAAGCCACAAAATTTGCAAATAGATTGGTTAAATCGTCTTGGTTCAGTTTGGCATTTGGATATCTAGGGGTATTCCCTACGGAAAAAATGAAACTAAGAGTATATGTAATGCTCAGTTCAATTGTGGATGTTCTTCTGGGAAATGATACTGGGCAACCCATTAGAGATGCTGCTCCCAATCTTCCAACTGACCCTATTGATTTGTTGTTTCTGCTCGGGCAGAAGTCCTCCCATAATTCATCATTATCAACTTGTCAATCTGCAGTTTTGTTGATTTTACATACAAGTTCTTTATATGATGAAAG GCTTGCAGATGAGAAGTCCATATTGGCTTCGCTTGAACAATATATTCTTGTCAACAGAGATGATGCCACTAATACATTAACAATGATACAACTGGCAAACCTTTATGGTCTGTGTCGGAGTGTCACCAAAATGAACTGCCAGATTCCCTACAGTCCAGAAGCTGAGAGGATCCTGTTCCATCTATTGACTGAAAATGAATGGGATTTGCCTTCTTCAAGAATTCACTTGGTATCACTGAAATGGCTGTTTCAACAAGAGAAACTCTTTTATGCACTGTCTtaccaaatattaaaattttgcagAAGCAATAGCTCAAATGGGACCCAGATTGCTATTCATGGGAAAAGTAGTCACGTTATAAGTGCGCAAGTCATTGCAGAGTTGGCAAAATCTGAAGACAACTACGTGGCAAGACTTTTGGTATGCTTACTGATGCAGGTGGCGGAGGAAGAAAACCAGGAGGGTGACTTGACGTTAACAGTAAATCTCTCAGCAAAAATCATTAGCATCTCCCCAGCTGCATCAAACCAATTATGTTTGAACGGCATAAGCAATGCAATCCGAAATATCTATTACAACCCTAATAATTTTTCTTCCCCCAAAATATTTATGGCCACATCTCTTTTAGTGTTTAATGTTCTACATTCAGTCCACGCTGAAGCACTGAGTGAGGATGAAGCTTGGCTGGCAGTGACCATGAAG TTGCTGGACTCCATCTGCACAATGGCTGGAAAATGCTGGTCTGTTGAAGCTTTACTAGCATTTGCCATTTTTTCCTTGATTTTGCATCAATCCACCAGCAAAGTGTTGCTGGGAGCTGCAAACGCCATACTTTTCAACGGTTCTCTGGCATCCATGATAAAGAACGTGATTCATGAGGCCTGTTTGAAGGGACCTGCTTTGTTTGATTGCAATGAGGGAACAAGCATTGGCGAAAGTCTGATATTCGTGCTTTTACTGAATTATTTCTCTCTGAGAAG TTTGCATGTCGTTCTCCCTGGGGCTGTGGATTGGCAAAATTTACTTGATCTACCAAACGTGATGCAGCCAGTTTCAGTGATTAGCATCTACTGCCATGACTTGTGTAGGCTGATGCATTTTGGGTCACCCACGGTCAAGCTTGTTGCATCATATTGCTTGTTGGAGTTCATTACAAGATTATCTGAACAAAGAAATACAAAAAAGGAGGAGCTAAAATGCTCCATGGGTTACCTAATGTCCATGATGACTATATTAGAAGGCCTGATATTTTACAGCGACACAAGGGTGTCTATAAACTGCAGCCATTGTCTATCAATGATTTTAGGATGGGAAAAGCCGGATACAAAGGAGACAATCGTCAATGCTGACAACACCTGGTGCAGGCTGATTGTAGAAGAGATGGCAATGTCTTTGGCGGTTCCAAGCTTAGCATCAAAATCTTTCACTAATTATCACAAGCCTGCTGTTCATGTAGCAGTTGCGTTGCTAAAGCTACAAAAATCTCCTCAATGGCTAAGCACCGTGTTTGACGATCCCTGCATATCTGGTATAATTAAAAACCTCATGGCCAGTAATATTAGCGCTGAGATGGTGCTTTTATTTCAACAGTTGGTGAGATCGGAGTTATTAAAGGCAGAGCAAATTGCTTCTGTAAATAGGGTACTTCAG GAATGCAGGAAGCATATCTACACCAGAGATGTTCAAAATGACCACCCAGATGAGCAAGCAGAGAtgagggttacagttgcagatGATTTAGGGGAAGTTTGTGCATATCTCATTCATTTGATGTTATCCGAGGCACCTCTAGATGCAGATTCTATGGGTTTACAAACTGAAAAAAGACGATTGCTAGAAGAAATAGAAATGTTTTTCAGGACTTTGACAGTAGAGGATGACAACCAAGGAAATTCAAGCATTAATAGCGCTTGA
- the LOC110615751 gene encoding protein PUTATIVE RECOMBINATION INITIATION DEFECT 1 isoform X2 gives MLFADSQDPDLDFEDLIEEETAQRLHPTTNPSLTLQTSHQCSKGHRSTLSLPTQHGGSICLLCLSNLITTARAPTFHVSYALSQLSLSLSHPPFLHSLLSFHPHFLISPLVSALSLFDDDSIARQLIDLITDLCGSCDATLCDEFLMRVADHISSRTLVWSRRQVYMLHCFGVLLNCSTNNPYAHIKDKDALLSNLVIGLQLPSEEMRGEIMFVLYKLTLCQCAYEESDGAVSLLAFCPKLLHLSLEALLKTQDDTVRLNCVAFLTILAQKGFFGNAYANDINSMSSDEADKFMQTTEHGVDDHPLNLLFAEAIKGPLLSSDRQIQINTLDLIFHYLSREGAPGKQIQLLVDENIVDYVFEILRLSECKDPVVNSGILVLDLLSTAEKGFTERLLVGFQILISIVRYVSEVPFHPVQIQTMKLIWNGISDFPGIISISHIEELVHVLARLLQRHTDGEMGLSSDAFATVCSIFVALLKSPSFCGNLDLITSVEEATTYAILACLNISENDPSQLLHSLYLLKEAYGYGHEEMSTNNSTITGLLNCIVDLCTSHILPWFVTVIDEVDEEIVLGILETFHFILLQDSDNQATKFANRLVKSSWFSLAFGYLGVFPTEKMKLRVYVMLSSIVDVLLGNDTGQPIRDAAPNLPTDPIDLLFLLGQKSSHNSSLSTCQSAVLLILHTSSLYDERLADEKSILASLEQYILVNRDDATNTLTMIQLANLYGLCRSVTKMNCQIPYSPEAERILFHLLTENEWDLPSSRIHLVSLKWLFQQEKLFYALSYQILKFCRSNSSNGTQIAIHGKSSHVISAQVIAELAKSEDNYVARLLVCLLMQVAEEENQEGDLTLTVNLSAKIISISPAASNQLCLNGISNAIRNIYYNPNNFSSPKIFMATSLLVFNVLHSVHAEALSEDEAWLAVTMKLLDSICTMAGKCWSVEALLAFAIFSLILHQSTSKVLLGAANAILFNGSLASMIKNVIHEACLKGPALFDCNEGTSIGESLIFVLLLNYFSLRSLHVVLPGAVDWQNLLDLPNVMQPVSVISIYCHDLCRLMHFGSPTVKLVASYCLLEFITRLSEQRNTKKEELKCSMGYLMSMMTILEGLIFYSDTRVSINCSHCLSMILGWEKPDTKETIVNADNTWCRLIVEEMAMSLAVPSLASKSFTNYHKPAVHVAVALLKLQKSPQWLSTVFDDPCISGIIKNLMASNISAEMVLLFQQLVRSELLKAEQIASVNRVLQILNFVGMQEAYLHQRCSK, from the exons ATGTTGTTTGCGGACTCACAAGATCCCGATCTGGATTTTGAGGACTTGATCGAGGAAGAAACAGCTCAACGGCTTCACCCCACCACCAATCCTTCGCTTACTTTACAGACCTCGCATCAATGCTCCAAAGGCCACAGATCTACACTCTCACTTCCCACCCAACACGGCGGCTCTATCTGCCTCCTCTGCCTTTCCAATCTCATCACCACTGCACGCGCCCCTACCTTTCATGTTTCCTATGCCCTCTCCCAGctttctctctccctctcccaTCCTCCCTTCCTTCACTCTCTTCTCTCTTTCCATCCTCACTTTCTCATCTCTCCTCTCGTCTCCGCTCTTTCTTTGTTTGATGATGACTCTATCGCTCGCCAACTCATTGATCTTATCACTGATCTCTGCGGGTCCTGTGACGCCACTCTATGTGATGAGTTTCTCATGAGAGTAGCCGATCACATATCCTCCCGCACATTGGTGTGGAGTCGGCGGCAGGTGTACATG CTCCACTGTTTTGGTGTTCTCTTGAACTGTTCTACGAATAATCCATATGCTCACATTAAAGACAAAGATGCCCTTTTATCCAATCTTGTCATAGGTCTTCAGTTGCCAAG TGAAGAAATGCGGGGAGAGATCATGTTTGTTCTATACAAACTAACCCTCTGCCAATGTGCATATGAGGAAAGTGACGGAGCAGTCTCTCTTCTCGCCTTCTGTCCTAAACTGTTGCATCTGTCACTGGAGGCCCTTTTGAAGACCCAGGATGATACCGTCCGATTGAACTGTGTAG CATTTTTGACGATCCTTGCTCAGAAGGGGTTTTTCGGGAATGCATATGCAAATGACATAAATAGCATGAGTTCTGATGAAGCTGATAAATTCATGCAAACAACAGAGCATGGAGTAGATGATCACCCTCTGAATCTCTTATTTGCCGAGGCAATTAAAGGCCCACTCCTTTCATCAGACAGGCAAATCCAAATCAACACACTAGATCTAATATTTCACTATTTGTCAAGGGAAGGAGCTCCAGGCAAACAGATCCAACTTTTGGTTGATGAGAACATTGTGGACTACGTATTTGAAATACTAAGACTGTCAG AATGTAAGGATCCAGTTGTCAACTCTGGCATTCTGGTTCTTGATCTTTTATCAACCGCGGAGAAAGGCTTCACAGAAAGATTGCTAGTTGGATTCCAAATTCTTATTTCAATTGTGCGTTATGTATCTGAAGTTCCTTTTCATCCTGTTCAAATTCAGACAATGAAACTCATATGGAATGGCATTTCTGATTTCCCTGGAATCATATCAATTTCCCATATTGAGGAACTAGTTCATGTTTTGGCAAGATTGCTGCAGAGGCATACTGATGGGGAGATGGGCTTGTCTTCAGATGCATTTGCGACGGTCTGCTCAATTTTTGTAGCTCTTTTAAAATCCCCATCTTTCTGTGGAAATTTGGATCTGATAACATCCGTTGAAGAAGCAACAACTTATGCCATTTTAGCTTGCCTAAATATCTCTGAAAATGATCCCAGTCAACTTTTGCACTCTTTGTATTTGCTTAAGGAGGCATATGGATATGGTCATGAAGAAATGTCCACTAACAACTCCACTATCACAGGTTTACTAAATTGTATTGTGGATTTATGCACATCACATATCTTGCCTTGGTTTGTAACGGTTATTGATGAAGTGGATGAGGAAATCGTCCTAGGTATATTGGAAACTTTCCATTTTATATTGCTTCAGGATTCTGACAACCAAGCCACAAAATTTGCAAATAGATTGGTTAAATCGTCTTGGTTCAGTTTGGCATTTGGATATCTAGGGGTATTCCCTACGGAAAAAATGAAACTAAGAGTATATGTAATGCTCAGTTCAATTGTGGATGTTCTTCTGGGAAATGATACTGGGCAACCCATTAGAGATGCTGCTCCCAATCTTCCAACTGACCCTATTGATTTGTTGTTTCTGCTCGGGCAGAAGTCCTCCCATAATTCATCATTATCAACTTGTCAATCTGCAGTTTTGTTGATTTTACATACAAGTTCTTTATATGATGAAAG GCTTGCAGATGAGAAGTCCATATTGGCTTCGCTTGAACAATATATTCTTGTCAACAGAGATGATGCCACTAATACATTAACAATGATACAACTGGCAAACCTTTATGGTCTGTGTCGGAGTGTCACCAAAATGAACTGCCAGATTCCCTACAGTCCAGAAGCTGAGAGGATCCTGTTCCATCTATTGACTGAAAATGAATGGGATTTGCCTTCTTCAAGAATTCACTTGGTATCACTGAAATGGCTGTTTCAACAAGAGAAACTCTTTTATGCACTGTCTtaccaaatattaaaattttgcagAAGCAATAGCTCAAATGGGACCCAGATTGCTATTCATGGGAAAAGTAGTCACGTTATAAGTGCGCAAGTCATTGCAGAGTTGGCAAAATCTGAAGACAACTACGTGGCAAGACTTTTGGTATGCTTACTGATGCAGGTGGCGGAGGAAGAAAACCAGGAGGGTGACTTGACGTTAACAGTAAATCTCTCAGCAAAAATCATTAGCATCTCCCCAGCTGCATCAAACCAATTATGTTTGAACGGCATAAGCAATGCAATCCGAAATATCTATTACAACCCTAATAATTTTTCTTCCCCCAAAATATTTATGGCCACATCTCTTTTAGTGTTTAATGTTCTACATTCAGTCCACGCTGAAGCACTGAGTGAGGATGAAGCTTGGCTGGCAGTGACCATGAAG TTGCTGGACTCCATCTGCACAATGGCTGGAAAATGCTGGTCTGTTGAAGCTTTACTAGCATTTGCCATTTTTTCCTTGATTTTGCATCAATCCACCAGCAAAGTGTTGCTGGGAGCTGCAAACGCCATACTTTTCAACGGTTCTCTGGCATCCATGATAAAGAACGTGATTCATGAGGCCTGTTTGAAGGGACCTGCTTTGTTTGATTGCAATGAGGGAACAAGCATTGGCGAAAGTCTGATATTCGTGCTTTTACTGAATTATTTCTCTCTGAGAAG TTTGCATGTCGTTCTCCCTGGGGCTGTGGATTGGCAAAATTTACTTGATCTACCAAACGTGATGCAGCCAGTTTCAGTGATTAGCATCTACTGCCATGACTTGTGTAGGCTGATGCATTTTGGGTCACCCACGGTCAAGCTTGTTGCATCATATTGCTTGTTGGAGTTCATTACAAGATTATCTGAACAAAGAAATACAAAAAAGGAGGAGCTAAAATGCTCCATGGGTTACCTAATGTCCATGATGACTATATTAGAAGGCCTGATATTTTACAGCGACACAAGGGTGTCTATAAACTGCAGCCATTGTCTATCAATGATTTTAGGATGGGAAAAGCCGGATACAAAGGAGACAATCGTCAATGCTGACAACACCTGGTGCAGGCTGATTGTAGAAGAGATGGCAATGTCTTTGGCGGTTCCAAGCTTAGCATCAAAATCTTTCACTAATTATCACAAGCCTGCTGTTCATGTAGCAGTTGCGTTGCTAAAGCTACAAAAATCTCCTCAATGGCTAAGCACCGTGTTTGACGATCCCTGCATATCTGGTATAATTAAAAACCTCATGGCCAGTAATATTAGCGCTGAGATGGTGCTTTTATTTCAACAGTTGGTGAGATCGGAGTTATTAAAGGCAGAGCAAATTGCTTCTGTAAATAGGGTACTTCAG ATTCTTAACTTTGTAGGAATGCAGGAAGCATATCTACACCAGAGATGTTCAAAATGA
- the LOC110615751 gene encoding protein PUTATIVE RECOMBINATION INITIATION DEFECT 1 isoform X3, with the protein MRGEIMFVLYKLTLCQCAYEESDGAVSLLAFCPKLLHLSLEALLKTQDDTVRLNCVAFLTILAQKGFFGNAYANDINSMSSDEADKFMQTTEHGVDDHPLNLLFAEAIKGPLLSSDRQIQINTLDLIFHYLSREGAPGKQIQLLVDENIVDYVFEILRLSECKDPVVNSGILVLDLLSTAEKGFTERLLVGFQILISIVRYVSEVPFHPVQIQTMKLIWNGISDFPGIISISHIEELVHVLARLLQRHTDGEMGLSSDAFATVCSIFVALLKSPSFCGNLDLITSVEEATTYAILACLNISENDPSQLLHSLYLLKEAYGYGHEEMSTNNSTITGLLNCIVDLCTSHILPWFVTVIDEVDEEIVLGILETFHFILLQDSDNQATKFANRLVKSSWFSLAFGYLGVFPTEKMKLRVYVMLSSIVDVLLGNDTGQPIRDAAPNLPTDPIDLLFLLGQKSSHNSSLSTCQSAVLLILHTSSLYDERLADEKSILASLEQYILVNRDDATNTLTMIQLANLYGLCRSVTKMNCQIPYSPEAERILFHLLTENEWDLPSSRIHLVSLKWLFQQEKLFYALSYQILKFCRSNSSNGTQIAIHGKSSHVISAQVIAELAKSEDNYVARLLVCLLMQVAEEENQEGDLTLTVNLSAKIISISPAASNQLCLNGISNAIRNIYYNPNNFSSPKIFMATSLLVFNVLHSVHAEALSEDEAWLAVTMKLLDSICTMAGKCWSVEALLAFAIFSLILHQSTSKVLLGAANAILFNGSLASMIKNVIHEACLKGPALFDCNEGTSIGESLIFVLLLNYFSLRSLHVVLPGAVDWQNLLDLPNVMQPVSVISIYCHDLCRLMHFGSPTVKLVASYCLLEFITRLSEQRNTKKEELKCSMGYLMSMMTILEGLIFYSDTRVSINCSHCLSMILGWEKPDTKETIVNADNTWCRLIVEEMAMSLAVPSLASKSFTNYHKPAVHVAVALLKLQKSPQWLSTVFDDPCISGIIKNLMASNISAEMVLLFQQLVRSELLKAEQIASVNRVLQECRKHIYTRDVQNDHPDEQAEMRVTVADDLGEVCAYLIHLMLSEAPLDADSMGLQTEKRRLLEEIEMFFRTLTVEDDNQGNSSINSA; encoded by the exons ATGCGGGGAGAGATCATGTTTGTTCTATACAAACTAACCCTCTGCCAATGTGCATATGAGGAAAGTGACGGAGCAGTCTCTCTTCTCGCCTTCTGTCCTAAACTGTTGCATCTGTCACTGGAGGCCCTTTTGAAGACCCAGGATGATACCGTCCGATTGAACTGTGTAG CATTTTTGACGATCCTTGCTCAGAAGGGGTTTTTCGGGAATGCATATGCAAATGACATAAATAGCATGAGTTCTGATGAAGCTGATAAATTCATGCAAACAACAGAGCATGGAGTAGATGATCACCCTCTGAATCTCTTATTTGCCGAGGCAATTAAAGGCCCACTCCTTTCATCAGACAGGCAAATCCAAATCAACACACTAGATCTAATATTTCACTATTTGTCAAGGGAAGGAGCTCCAGGCAAACAGATCCAACTTTTGGTTGATGAGAACATTGTGGACTACGTATTTGAAATACTAAGACTGTCAG AATGTAAGGATCCAGTTGTCAACTCTGGCATTCTGGTTCTTGATCTTTTATCAACCGCGGAGAAAGGCTTCACAGAAAGATTGCTAGTTGGATTCCAAATTCTTATTTCAATTGTGCGTTATGTATCTGAAGTTCCTTTTCATCCTGTTCAAATTCAGACAATGAAACTCATATGGAATGGCATTTCTGATTTCCCTGGAATCATATCAATTTCCCATATTGAGGAACTAGTTCATGTTTTGGCAAGATTGCTGCAGAGGCATACTGATGGGGAGATGGGCTTGTCTTCAGATGCATTTGCGACGGTCTGCTCAATTTTTGTAGCTCTTTTAAAATCCCCATCTTTCTGTGGAAATTTGGATCTGATAACATCCGTTGAAGAAGCAACAACTTATGCCATTTTAGCTTGCCTAAATATCTCTGAAAATGATCCCAGTCAACTTTTGCACTCTTTGTATTTGCTTAAGGAGGCATATGGATATGGTCATGAAGAAATGTCCACTAACAACTCCACTATCACAGGTTTACTAAATTGTATTGTGGATTTATGCACATCACATATCTTGCCTTGGTTTGTAACGGTTATTGATGAAGTGGATGAGGAAATCGTCCTAGGTATATTGGAAACTTTCCATTTTATATTGCTTCAGGATTCTGACAACCAAGCCACAAAATTTGCAAATAGATTGGTTAAATCGTCTTGGTTCAGTTTGGCATTTGGATATCTAGGGGTATTCCCTACGGAAAAAATGAAACTAAGAGTATATGTAATGCTCAGTTCAATTGTGGATGTTCTTCTGGGAAATGATACTGGGCAACCCATTAGAGATGCTGCTCCCAATCTTCCAACTGACCCTATTGATTTGTTGTTTCTGCTCGGGCAGAAGTCCTCCCATAATTCATCATTATCAACTTGTCAATCTGCAGTTTTGTTGATTTTACATACAAGTTCTTTATATGATGAAAG GCTTGCAGATGAGAAGTCCATATTGGCTTCGCTTGAACAATATATTCTTGTCAACAGAGATGATGCCACTAATACATTAACAATGATACAACTGGCAAACCTTTATGGTCTGTGTCGGAGTGTCACCAAAATGAACTGCCAGATTCCCTACAGTCCAGAAGCTGAGAGGATCCTGTTCCATCTATTGACTGAAAATGAATGGGATTTGCCTTCTTCAAGAATTCACTTGGTATCACTGAAATGGCTGTTTCAACAAGAGAAACTCTTTTATGCACTGTCTtaccaaatattaaaattttgcagAAGCAATAGCTCAAATGGGACCCAGATTGCTATTCATGGGAAAAGTAGTCACGTTATAAGTGCGCAAGTCATTGCAGAGTTGGCAAAATCTGAAGACAACTACGTGGCAAGACTTTTGGTATGCTTACTGATGCAGGTGGCGGAGGAAGAAAACCAGGAGGGTGACTTGACGTTAACAGTAAATCTCTCAGCAAAAATCATTAGCATCTCCCCAGCTGCATCAAACCAATTATGTTTGAACGGCATAAGCAATGCAATCCGAAATATCTATTACAACCCTAATAATTTTTCTTCCCCCAAAATATTTATGGCCACATCTCTTTTAGTGTTTAATGTTCTACATTCAGTCCACGCTGAAGCACTGAGTGAGGATGAAGCTTGGCTGGCAGTGACCATGAAG TTGCTGGACTCCATCTGCACAATGGCTGGAAAATGCTGGTCTGTTGAAGCTTTACTAGCATTTGCCATTTTTTCCTTGATTTTGCATCAATCCACCAGCAAAGTGTTGCTGGGAGCTGCAAACGCCATACTTTTCAACGGTTCTCTGGCATCCATGATAAAGAACGTGATTCATGAGGCCTGTTTGAAGGGACCTGCTTTGTTTGATTGCAATGAGGGAACAAGCATTGGCGAAAGTCTGATATTCGTGCTTTTACTGAATTATTTCTCTCTGAGAAG TTTGCATGTCGTTCTCCCTGGGGCTGTGGATTGGCAAAATTTACTTGATCTACCAAACGTGATGCAGCCAGTTTCAGTGATTAGCATCTACTGCCATGACTTGTGTAGGCTGATGCATTTTGGGTCACCCACGGTCAAGCTTGTTGCATCATATTGCTTGTTGGAGTTCATTACAAGATTATCTGAACAAAGAAATACAAAAAAGGAGGAGCTAAAATGCTCCATGGGTTACCTAATGTCCATGATGACTATATTAGAAGGCCTGATATTTTACAGCGACACAAGGGTGTCTATAAACTGCAGCCATTGTCTATCAATGATTTTAGGATGGGAAAAGCCGGATACAAAGGAGACAATCGTCAATGCTGACAACACCTGGTGCAGGCTGATTGTAGAAGAGATGGCAATGTCTTTGGCGGTTCCAAGCTTAGCATCAAAATCTTTCACTAATTATCACAAGCCTGCTGTTCATGTAGCAGTTGCGTTGCTAAAGCTACAAAAATCTCCTCAATGGCTAAGCACCGTGTTTGACGATCCCTGCATATCTGGTATAATTAAAAACCTCATGGCCAGTAATATTAGCGCTGAGATGGTGCTTTTATTTCAACAGTTGGTGAGATCGGAGTTATTAAAGGCAGAGCAAATTGCTTCTGTAAATAGGGTACTTCAG GAATGCAGGAAGCATATCTACACCAGAGATGTTCAAAATGACCACCCAGATGAGCAAGCAGAGAtgagggttacagttgcagatGATTTAGGGGAAGTTTGTGCATATCTCATTCATTTGATGTTATCCGAGGCACCTCTAGATGCAGATTCTATGGGTTTACAAACTGAAAAAAGACGATTGCTAGAAGAAATAGAAATGTTTTTCAGGACTTTGACAGTAGAGGATGACAACCAAGGAAATTCAAGCATTAATAGCGCTTGA